The genomic region CGGTTATAAACTCCCTGCGCGGTGGTGCAGCGGGTGGTGGTACAAGAATGCGCGAAGGCCTGGATATGAACGAGGTACTTTCTTTGGCCAAAACCATGGAAGTTAAATTCACTGTATCTGGCCCACCGATAGGAGGGGCAAAATCGGGAATCAATTTCAATCCCAACGACCCTAGAAAAAAAGGGGTGCTAGAGCGTTGGTACCGTGCAGTCTCACCACTTTTGAAAAGTTATTATGGTACTGGTGGCGATTTGAACGTTGATGAAATTCACGAAGTAATACCAATAACCGAGGACGCTGGGGTATGGCACCCGCAAGAAGGTGTTTTTAATGGGCATTTTAAACCTACCGAGGCAGATAAAATTAATCGTATTGGCCAACTTAGGTTAGGTGTCATCAAAGCCTTGGAGAGCAATGCATATTCTCCAGATATCTCAAAAAAGTATACGGTCGCCGATATGATAACCGGCTACGGTGTAGCGGAGGCCGTTCGCCATTTTTACGATATTTATGGTGGTAGTGTCGTGGGAAAACGTGCCATAGTCCAAGGGTTTGGCAACGTGGGCAGCGCCGCTGCCTATTATTTGGCACAAATGGGTGCTAAAGTGGTAGGGATTATAGACAGAGCTGGTGGCGTCATAAAAGAAGAAGGCTTCTCTTTTGAAGAAATAAAACATTTTTTCCTTACCAAAAAGGGAAATGCCCTTATGGCCAGTGCGGATGAGTTGATACCCTTTGAAGAAATCAATACCAGGATTTGGACGTTGCCAACGGAAATTTTTCTCCCTTGTGCAGCTTCGCGCCTCATTACCAAAGAGCAAATAGGTCAAATGATAGATACCGGACTTGAGGTAATATCATGCGGAGCAAACGTGCCCTTTGCCGATAAGGAAATCTTTTTTGGTCCGATAATGGAATTTACCGACAAAAGAGTTAGCCTGATTCCCGATTTTGTTTCCAATTGTGGAATGGCACGTGTATTTGCCTATTTTATGGAAAAAAGAGTGGGAATTGATGACAACTTGATATTTAAAGATACCTCGGATACCATTAGAAAAGCAATTTTGAATATCTTTAAGCAGAATCCGACTAAAACCGATTTATGCAATACAGGATTCGAAATAGCATTAAAACAATTGATATAAATATAAAAACCAACTACATATGGAAACTATTATAATCATCGTATTTCTGGCAGGATACCTTGCGATAACCTTAGAACATAACCTTAAAATTGACAAGCTTATTCCCGCCTTGGCCATGATGGCCATTTTATGGGCAATTATAGCCTTGGCCCATATGGATGTTTTTGAGGTGAACGCACAGCTCAGGGAGCTGGAGCCTAGTCATATTGATGAGATGTTGCTGCACCATTTGGGTAAAACCGCTGAAATACTTGTCTTTCTTTTGGGCGCCATGACCATTGTGGAAATCATTGACTACTTTGATGGTTTTGCCACTATAAAAGGGTTTATTCGTACTAGGAGCAAACGTAGGTTATTGTGGTTGTTTTCAATACTTGCGTTCATACTCTCTGCAATAATAGATAACCTGACCGCGACTATCGTTTTGATTACGATTCTGCAAAAAGTTATCAATAATAGGGATACTCGACTTTGGTTTGCCGGTATGATCATTATTGCCGCAAATGCTGGTGGAGCTTGGTCGCCCATCGGTGACGTAACCACTACCATGTTGTGGATCGCCAATAAAGTATCTGCATTACAGTTAATCGAACACGTATTGCTACCATCCATAGTTTGCATGGTAATACCTGTTTTGGTAGCGAGCAGGTTCAAGGCCTTTAGCGGGAATATTGATAGTGATGTGAGTAGTTTGGAAGAACCAAAATCGAAGTATGGTTCAACGATGTTATACTTGGGTTTGGGCGCTATCGTTTTTGTTCCCTTTTTCAAGACGGTTACCCATTTACCGCCATATGTAGGTATGATGCTTTCTTTGGCGCTTGTCGCTACTTTTGCGGAAATTTACAGTAATTCAAAATTCAGCATATCCAATGTTGAAGGAGAGGGCGATGATACAACGGGCCATCATAGCCCGGTCCATCACTCTTTATCAAAGATAGAGCTTCCCAGTATTCTATTCTTTTTAGGAATATTGTTGGCGGTTGCCGCACTGGAATCCCTAGGGATGCTTTTCCATTATGCCGAAAGCTTAAATGCAGCCATTCCCAATACCGATATCGTAGTCATGTTGTTCGGGGTTGGTTCTGCCGTTATTGACAACGTACCTTTGGTGGCGGCCAGTATGGGGATGTTTCCGCAAGCCATGGACGACCCGTTATGGCATTTCATCGCATATTCGGCCGGAACCGGTGGCAGTATGTTGATTATTGGTTCAGCTGCAGGGGTAGTGGCCATGGGTATGGAAAAGATAGATTTCTTTTGGTATCTTAAAAAGATAGCATGGTTGGCGGCGATAGGATTTATTGCTGGTGCGGGCTGTTTTATTTTAATGCGAGATTTAGTGCTCAACGCATAATTTAATCTATAAATCGTCGTTATTAAGGCAGTAAACCAAACAGAATACTATGTCATTATTTCAAGACCTTGCGCAAGACCCACCAATCGGGGATGTGGTTTCCGAGGAAAAAACCTTATCGGTAATTGATTTGATCGTAAATGGTGGTACGGGCAGTATCGTGATTATATCGGTTCTTTTCGTATTGCTGTTTGTTGCCCTTTACATTTATTTTGAACGAATTTTTGCGATAAAAGCTGCATCAAAAATAGATAGCAACTTTATGAACCAAATTCGCGATCATGTAATGAGCGGCAAGATTGAAGCCGCCAAAATTCTTTGTGCCCAAACCGATTCCCCAGTAGCAAGATTGACCGAAAAAGGGGTCTCAAGAATAGGAAAGCCTCTAGACGATATTAATACCGCCATCGAAAACGCAGGTACTTTAGAAGTATATAAGCTGGAAAAAAATGTGAGTATTTTGGCTACGGTCGCTGGGGCAGCTCCCATGATTGGGTTCTTAGGTACCGTTATTGGTATGATATTGGCATTTCATGAAATGGCATCCAGTGGTGGTCAAGCAGAAATGGGTACGTTGGCTTCTGGTATTTATACGG from Costertonia aggregata harbors:
- a CDS encoding Glu/Leu/Phe/Val dehydrogenase dimerization domain-containing protein, translated to MKQLLKSYEDKQPEIVFNWKDSETEAEGWTVINSLRGGAAGGGTRMREGLDMNEVLSLAKTMEVKFTVSGPPIGGAKSGINFNPNDPRKKGVLERWYRAVSPLLKSYYGTGGDLNVDEIHEVIPITEDAGVWHPQEGVFNGHFKPTEADKINRIGQLRLGVIKALESNAYSPDISKKYTVADMITGYGVAEAVRHFYDIYGGSVVGKRAIVQGFGNVGSAAAYYLAQMGAKVVGIIDRAGGVIKEEGFSFEEIKHFFLTKKGNALMASADELIPFEEINTRIWTLPTEIFLPCAASRLITKEQIGQMIDTGLEVISCGANVPFADKEIFFGPIMEFTDKRVSLIPDFVSNCGMARVFAYFMEKRVGIDDNLIFKDTSDTIRKAILNIFKQNPTKTDLCNTGFEIALKQLI
- the nhaD gene encoding sodium:proton antiporter NhaD, with product METIIIIVFLAGYLAITLEHNLKIDKLIPALAMMAILWAIIALAHMDVFEVNAQLRELEPSHIDEMLLHHLGKTAEILVFLLGAMTIVEIIDYFDGFATIKGFIRTRSKRRLLWLFSILAFILSAIIDNLTATIVLITILQKVINNRDTRLWFAGMIIIAANAGGAWSPIGDVTTTMLWIANKVSALQLIEHVLLPSIVCMVIPVLVASRFKAFSGNIDSDVSSLEEPKSKYGSTMLYLGLGAIVFVPFFKTVTHLPPYVGMMLSLALVATFAEIYSNSKFSISNVEGEGDDTTGHHSPVHHSLSKIELPSILFFLGILLAVAALESLGMLFHYAESLNAAIPNTDIVVMLFGVGSAVIDNVPLVAASMGMFPQAMDDPLWHFIAYSAGTGGSMLIIGSAAGVVAMGMEKIDFFWYLKKIAWLAAIGFIAGAGCFILMRDLVLNA
- a CDS encoding MotA/TolQ/ExbB proton channel family protein, which produces MSLFQDLAQDPPIGDVVSEEKTLSVIDLIVNGGTGSIVIISVLFVLLFVALYIYFERIFAIKAASKIDSNFMNQIRDHVMSGKIEAAKILCAQTDSPVARLTEKGVSRIGKPLDDINTAIENAGTLEVYKLEKNVSILATVAGAAPMIGFLGTVIGMILAFHEMASSGGQAEMGTLASGIYTAMTTTVAGLIVGIIAYIGYNHLVNRTDKVVHKMEANAVEFLDLLNEPA